In Streptomyces sp. V4I8, one genomic interval encodes:
- a CDS encoding sugar transferase → MALAADALGVGVPVLVVFRAMDQPHPVPAACAAAAVWLAARGSHRRYAAQELGESQDVLPVLRDWATLLGLLAVIRVLTGEASNPFLALLALSVAPVLTVVCRKATHRHLTALRREAQSVHRVMVVGEPSAADDVIEHLAGRTDHAYVVTGVVPVGEGHLMSGTPVMGRLSAKPPAAWDDDRLPVTAAAERLRAELVLVAPGPLLRGERLRRLSWALHDAGLLMALAPGLTDVASRRLHTTTVAGLSLLHVGPPTRRGPQLAAKSALDRVGAGLALLLLAPLYGILALAVRLDSPGPILHRQTRTGQGGIPFTMWKFRTMVVDAEQRLEELKGANEKDGPLFKMRRDPRVTRVGRWLRRTSLDELPQLVNVVRGEMSLVGPRPPLPEEVAQYDEVEARRLTVKPGITGLWQVSGRSDLSWDESVALDLHYADNWSIGGDLDVIARTFRAVIDGRGAY, encoded by the coding sequence GTGGCCTTGGCCGCCGACGCCCTCGGCGTCGGCGTCCCTGTCCTGGTGGTGTTCCGTGCCATGGATCAGCCCCATCCGGTGCCCGCCGCATGCGCGGCGGCGGCTGTCTGGCTCGCGGCGCGCGGGTCACATCGGCGTTATGCCGCCCAGGAGTTGGGGGAGTCACAGGACGTCCTGCCGGTGCTGCGGGACTGGGCGACCCTGCTGGGGCTGCTCGCGGTGATACGCGTTCTGACGGGCGAAGCGTCCAATCCCTTTCTGGCACTGCTGGCATTGTCGGTGGCACCCGTGCTGACGGTGGTCTGCCGGAAAGCGACACACCGGCATCTGACAGCGCTGCGCCGGGAAGCGCAGTCGGTGCACCGGGTGATGGTGGTGGGCGAGCCCAGCGCGGCGGACGATGTGATCGAACATCTCGCTGGGCGCACCGATCACGCATACGTCGTCACCGGGGTCGTACCGGTGGGCGAAGGCCACCTCATGTCCGGGACTCCGGTCATGGGGCGGCTCAGCGCCAAGCCACCGGCTGCCTGGGACGACGACCGGCTGCCCGTGACGGCGGCGGCCGAGCGACTGCGCGCGGAGCTGGTGCTGGTGGCGCCGGGACCGCTGTTGCGTGGCGAGCGGCTGCGCCGTCTGTCCTGGGCCCTGCATGACGCCGGCCTGCTGATGGCACTGGCTCCCGGCCTCACGGATGTCGCGTCCAGGCGCCTGCACACCACCACGGTCGCCGGTCTTTCACTGCTGCATGTGGGGCCGCCCACCCGGCGCGGGCCACAGCTGGCGGCGAAATCGGCGCTCGACCGGGTAGGGGCGGGACTGGCGCTGCTGCTGCTGGCTCCCCTGTACGGGATTCTGGCGCTCGCGGTACGGCTGGATTCCCCCGGTCCGATATTGCATCGGCAGACCCGGACCGGGCAGGGCGGTATCCCCTTCACGATGTGGAAGTTCCGCACGATGGTGGTGGACGCCGAGCAGCGGCTGGAGGAGCTCAAAGGCGCGAACGAAAAGGACGGGCCGCTGTTCAAGATGCGCCGCGATCCACGGGTCACCCGGGTCGGGCGCTGGCTGCGGCGCACTTCGCTGGACGAGCTGCCCCAGCTGGTGAATGTGGTGCGCGGGGAGATGTCGCTCGTCGGCCCCCGGCCGCCGTTGCCGGAGGAAGTGGCTCAATACGACGAGGTGGAGGCGCGCCGCCTGACGGTCAAGCCCGGCATCACCGGGTTATGGCAGGTCAGCGGGCGTTCGGACCTGTCGTGGGATGAGTCGGTGGCACTGGATCTGCACTACGCGGACAACTGGTCGATCGGCGGAGACCTCGACGTCATAGCCCGCACGTTCCGAGCGGTGATCGACGGCCGGGGAGCCTACTGA
- a CDS encoding GDP-L-fucose synthase family protein, with translation MKQADDLLPDGARVFVAGHRGLVGSAVSRRLAADGFEVVTADRTRLDLRDAARTEAYLRDVRPDAVVLAAAKVGGILANSAYPVQFIEDNLRIQLSVIAGAHTADVRRLLFLGSSCIYPKHAPQPISEDALLTGPLEATNAPYALAKIAGLMQVQSYRRQYGASYIAAMPTNLYGPGDNFDLETSHVLPALIRRFHEARRDGAEKVVLWGSGTPRREFLHVDDLAAACAMLLRRYDGDQPLNIGCGEDLTIRELAETVRDVVGYQGAITFDPSKPDGTPRKLLDVSRVLSLGWKPKIPLRAGIAAVYEDWRATAET, from the coding sequence ATGAAGCAAGCAGACGACTTACTGCCGGACGGGGCCCGGGTGTTCGTGGCGGGCCACCGCGGCCTGGTGGGCTCCGCGGTCTCTCGCCGCCTGGCGGCCGACGGCTTTGAGGTGGTCACGGCGGACCGGACCCGGCTGGACCTGCGGGATGCGGCGCGTACGGAGGCGTATCTGCGCGATGTGCGTCCGGACGCGGTCGTGCTGGCCGCCGCGAAGGTGGGCGGAATCCTCGCCAACAGCGCGTATCCGGTGCAGTTCATCGAGGACAACCTGCGGATCCAGCTGAGCGTGATCGCCGGAGCGCACACGGCTGACGTGCGGCGGCTGTTGTTCCTGGGCTCCTCGTGCATCTATCCCAAGCACGCGCCCCAGCCCATCAGCGAGGACGCCCTGCTGACCGGCCCGCTGGAAGCGACGAACGCGCCCTACGCGCTCGCCAAGATCGCCGGGCTCATGCAGGTGCAGTCCTATCGGCGCCAGTACGGCGCCTCCTACATCGCCGCGATGCCGACGAACCTCTACGGGCCCGGCGACAACTTCGACCTGGAGACCTCGCATGTCCTGCCGGCGCTCATCCGCCGGTTCCACGAGGCCAGGCGGGACGGTGCGGAGAAGGTTGTGCTGTGGGGCAGCGGTACGCCGCGCCGCGAGTTCCTCCACGTCGACGACCTGGCAGCCGCCTGCGCCATGCTGTTGCGCCGCTACGACGGCGACCAGCCGCTCAACATCGGTTGTGGCGAGGATCTGACGATCCGCGAACTCGCCGAGACGGTACGGGACGTTGTCGGTTACCAGGGCGCCATCACCTTCGACCCGAGCAAGCCGGACGGCACCCCCCGCAAACTGCTCGATGTGTCCCGCGTCCTCTCTCTCGGCTGGAAGCCGAAGATCCCATTGCGCGCCGGAATAGCGGCGGTATACGAGGACTGGCGGGCCACCGCCGAGACTTGA
- the gmd gene encoding GDP-mannose 4,6-dehydratase, whose protein sequence is MTKIALITGVTGQDGSYLAELLLSKGYTVHGLIRRSSSFNTERLDHIYQGPQEPERQLVLHHADLSDGAALVNLLRDLRPEEVYNLGAQSHVRVSFDTPLYTADVTGVGSLRLLEAIRASRIDTRIYQASSSEMFGSAPPPQNERTPFHPRSPYGCAKVFGYWSTVNYREAYDLFAVNGILFNHESPRRGQTFVTRKITRAVARIHAGLQEHVYLGNLDAVRDWGYAPEYVEAMWRMLQHDEPDDYVVATGAAATVQQFLEAAFAVAGLDWADHVRFDPKYQRPSEVDALIGDASKAESVLGWKPKVLWPELARIMVEADVAQLAAELGGTAVRIDK, encoded by the coding sequence ATGACCAAGATCGCGCTGATCACCGGGGTCACCGGCCAGGACGGCTCGTATCTCGCCGAACTGCTGCTGTCGAAGGGCTACACCGTTCACGGTCTCATCCGCCGCTCATCGTCCTTCAACACCGAGCGGCTCGACCACATCTACCAGGGCCCGCAGGAGCCCGAGCGGCAACTCGTCCTCCATCACGCCGACCTCTCCGACGGCGCGGCGCTGGTGAACCTGCTGCGTGATCTGCGCCCCGAAGAGGTCTACAACCTCGGCGCCCAGTCCCACGTCAGGGTCTCCTTCGACACCCCGCTCTACACCGCCGACGTGACCGGCGTGGGCTCGCTCCGGCTGCTGGAGGCGATCCGCGCGAGCCGTATCGACACCCGGATCTACCAGGCGTCCTCGTCCGAGATGTTCGGCTCGGCCCCGCCGCCGCAAAACGAGCGCACCCCCTTTCATCCGCGTAGTCCCTACGGCTGCGCCAAGGTTTTCGGCTACTGGTCGACCGTCAACTACCGCGAGGCCTACGATCTCTTCGCCGTCAACGGCATCCTCTTCAACCACGAGTCGCCGCGCCGCGGGCAGACCTTCGTCACGCGCAAGATCACCCGTGCCGTGGCCCGGATCCACGCGGGCCTGCAGGAGCACGTCTACCTGGGCAACCTCGATGCCGTACGGGACTGGGGATACGCCCCCGAGTACGTGGAGGCGATGTGGCGGATGCTCCAGCACGATGAGCCCGACGACTACGTCGTGGCGACCGGCGCCGCCGCCACCGTGCAGCAGTTCCTGGAAGCCGCCTTCGCGGTGGCCGGGCTCGACTGGGCCGATCATGTGCGCTTCGACCCCAAATACCAGCGCCCCAGCGAGGTCGACGCTCTTATCGGCGACGCCTCGAAGGCGGAATCGGTGCTCGGCTGGAAGCCAAAGGTGTTGTGGCCCGAATTAGCCCGGATCATGGTGGAAGCGGATGTGGCGCAGCTCGCAGCCGAATTAGGCGGGACAGCAGTGCGGATCGACAAGTGA
- a CDS encoding LamG-like jellyroll fold domain-containing protein, with amino-acid sequence MRLRLVGVCTAALSLTAASLAGAGAVAPSAAALTAPVAMTADEQPTWQTNGIVWAMAQADGVVFAGGTFSAVRPPGAASGTDERPAVNFVAMDAATGEPTSCELSFTVGSGVATVRALAVSPDHKTLYAGGRFGAVNGVKASNVAAIDIATCTPRAGFKLSVSATVRAVEATNDAVYLGGDFTSVVGQVRRKFASVTTTGELRPWTADADDPGRAIKVTPDGRNVILGGDFYTVNGTDSHALAVVNSDSGALTKTYPLGYFPRSTPKGTSGWEPDTRVKDIATDGTSFYTANEGWFDGRTAFSLDSFDKRWQDDCKGATQAVEVYRGVLYSASHAQDCSVMGEFPRSPRKHLLAQSVDNPAKLGWYPDTNDGLGEQLGPRVMATASKDGTDYLWVGGEFTTVQGQPQQGLTRFASGPDTGAPSVPQVSASSTMPGRIDVRWQSSVDLDDSELTYRVYRDGSDKPVHTVSGSSLKWKRPQLTFTDTDVTPGSTYTYRITASDGTNTSAKSTSAKVTAATTANPYAQQVIADGAGLYWRFEETAGRFAADTTGINNNGIHRNGPTRGVVPGLGGVTGSSAAIGYRGVDAQAQVSPEDMAGDVTYGVHAGARPTTFSIETWFKTTTASGGKLVGFGDRQERPSVVYDDHLYMTDSGSLVFGVSGAAAPATVSSAPGLNDGAWHHVVATQGPGQMSLYVDGKLQGAGPAATTGKNYPGYWHVGGDSVANWPSTPSSPYFTGEIDETAIYPSVLSPAQVAQHYTIGTRGTP; translated from the coding sequence ATGCGCTTGCGCTTGGTGGGGGTTTGCACAGCGGCTCTGTCGTTAACGGCAGCGTCCTTGGCGGGGGCCGGGGCAGTGGCGCCTTCGGCCGCCGCTCTGACGGCGCCGGTGGCGATGACAGCCGATGAACAGCCCACCTGGCAGACCAACGGCATTGTGTGGGCGATGGCCCAGGCGGACGGAGTGGTCTTCGCCGGCGGCACCTTCTCGGCGGTGCGGCCGCCGGGTGCCGCCTCCGGCACTGATGAGCGGCCGGCGGTGAACTTCGTGGCCATGGACGCCGCCACAGGAGAGCCGACGTCGTGCGAGCTGTCGTTCACCGTCGGCTCAGGGGTGGCGACGGTGCGGGCCCTGGCGGTGTCGCCGGATCACAAGACGCTCTACGCGGGAGGCCGCTTCGGGGCGGTCAATGGCGTCAAGGCCAGCAATGTCGCGGCGATCGACATCGCCACCTGCACTCCGAGGGCCGGCTTCAAGCTGTCCGTCAGCGCCACGGTACGGGCCGTGGAAGCCACCAATGACGCCGTCTACCTCGGCGGCGACTTCACGTCCGTCGTGGGTCAGGTCCGCCGTAAATTCGCCTCTGTCACCACCACGGGCGAACTGCGCCCCTGGACGGCCGACGCCGATGACCCGGGCAGAGCGATCAAGGTCACTCCGGACGGGAGGAACGTCATCCTCGGCGGCGACTTCTACACCGTCAACGGCACCGACTCGCACGCCCTGGCCGTCGTCAACAGCGATAGCGGCGCCCTGACCAAAACCTACCCGCTGGGCTACTTTCCCCGTTCCACGCCCAAGGGGACCTCGGGCTGGGAGCCCGATACCCGGGTGAAGGACATCGCCACCGACGGCACCAGCTTCTACACCGCGAACGAGGGCTGGTTCGACGGCCGTACCGCCTTCAGTCTCGACAGCTTCGACAAGCGCTGGCAGGACGACTGCAAGGGCGCGACCCAGGCCGTCGAGGTCTACAGGGGCGTGCTGTACTCCGCCTCGCACGCCCAGGACTGCAGCGTCATGGGGGAATTCCCCAGATCACCGCGCAAGCACCTGCTGGCCCAGTCGGTGGACAACCCGGCGAAGCTGGGCTGGTATCCCGATACCAATGACGGGCTCGGCGAGCAGCTCGGGCCCCGGGTCATGGCCACGGCCTCGAAGGACGGCACCGACTACCTGTGGGTGGGCGGCGAGTTCACCACGGTGCAGGGCCAGCCGCAGCAGGGCCTGACCAGGTTCGCGAGCGGCCCGGACACGGGCGCCCCCTCGGTGCCGCAGGTGAGCGCGTCCAGCACCATGCCCGGCAGGATCGATGTGCGCTGGCAGTCCAGCGTCGACCTGGACGACAGCGAGTTGACGTACCGCGTCTACCGCGACGGCTCGGACAAGCCGGTCCATACGGTCTCCGGCTCGTCGCTCAAGTGGAAGCGCCCGCAGCTGACCTTCACCGACACCGACGTCACGCCCGGGTCCACGTACACCTACCGGATCACCGCCAGCGACGGCACGAATACCAGCGCCAAGTCCACGTCCGCCAAGGTCACCGCGGCCACCACGGCCAACCCGTACGCGCAGCAGGTCATCGCGGACGGCGCCGGCCTCTACTGGCGGTTCGAGGAGACGGCGGGCAGGTTCGCCGCCGACACCACCGGCATCAACAACAACGGTATCCATCGCAACGGACCGACCCGCGGCGTCGTCCCCGGCCTTGGCGGGGTGACGGGCTCAAGCGCCGCCATCGGATACCGGGGCGTGGACGCACAGGCACAGGTCTCGCCGGAGGACATGGCCGGTGACGTCACGTACGGTGTCCACGCCGGCGCGCGTCCCACGACGTTCTCCATCGAGACGTGGTTCAAGACGACCACGGCCTCGGGCGGCAAGCTCGTGGGCTTCGGCGACCGCCAGGAACGGCCGAGTGTCGTCTATGACGACCACCTCTACATGACCGACAGCGGCAGTCTCGTCTTCGGTGTCTCCGGCGCCGCGGCGCCGGCCACGGTCAGCAGTGCCCCGGGCCTCAACGACGGCGCGTGGCATCACGTCGTCGCGACCCAGGGCCCCGGCCAGATGAGCCTGTATGTGGACGGCAAGCTGCAGGGGGCCGGCCCGGCCGCGACGACCGGCAAGAACTACCCCGGCTACTGGCACGTCGGCGGCGACTCGGTGGCCAATTGGCCCAGCACTCCTTCGAGCCCCTATTTCACCGGCGAGATCGACGAGACCGCCATCTACCCAAGCGTGCTGTCCCCCGCCCAGGTGGCACAGCACTACACCATCGGCACTCGAGGTACACCATGA
- a CDS encoding LamG-like jellyroll fold domain-containing protein: MRLRKIGVCTAALSLAAVSLAGAGVMAPTAAALTAPVAMTADELPTWQTNGIVWAMAQADGVVFAGGTFSSVRPPGAALSTDEKPAVNFVALDAATGEPTSCELSFTVGDGLATVRALKVSPDGKTLYAGGRFGTVNGVKVSNVAAIDIASCTPRSDFKPSVSATVRALAVTGDDVYLGGDFTTVEGKARRYFASVTSSGALRSWTADADKPGRAVEATPDGKNVILGGDFFTVRGANSHALAVVDSTSGALTKGYPLGFLPARTVVKDIVTDATGFYTAQEGNPVEGRIAFNLSDFNQRWRDTCVGATQAVEVYKGVLYSGSHAHRCDGAGGFTNRERQHLLAQSVHGPALLGWFPDTNDGLGEKIGPRVLATASRDGTDYLWVGGEFTTVNGEPQQGLTRFASGPDTGAPPTPQVSVSSTRPGTVDVRWQASLDLDDSRLTYRVYRDGSDNPVHTVSGSSSLGKRPQLTFTDTGVTPGSTHTYRITASDGVNTSARSASVKVTVAATADRYAQRIIADGANLYWRFEEADGTFAADSSGKNNNGVHKNGPTRGLTPGMAGSRAGIGYLGDDEYTYSDTVTWRPAAYSIETWFKTTTKTGGKLIGFGPLQEQLDIPAGRFAKDDKHIYMDNRGRLVFGVNTDRKISYISTRQSFNNGAWHHVVATQGRDGTRLYVDGKLQTKPNRVTFSQNYVGSWHVGGGRMGTNWPQRPSSVFFNGEIDETAVYPKVLTPAQISQHRRLGSFLARHAPAGQIGIASQKVPPSLTNAPAAGAEETVTGDKEATTGLWEALFYEAACVQRIPPFKCE, from the coding sequence ATGCGCTTGCGCAAAATCGGGGTTTGTACGGCCGCCTTGTCGTTGGCGGCCGTATCGCTGGCGGGGGCCGGGGTGATGGCGCCTACGGCCGCCGCGTTGACGGCGCCGGTGGCGATGACGGCGGATGAGCTGCCGACCTGGCAGACCAACGGCATCGTCTGGGCGATGGCCCAGGCGGACGGGGTGGTGTTCGCGGGCGGCACGTTTTCGAGCGTGAGGCCGCCTGGTGCGGCACTGAGCACGGACGAGAAGCCGGCGGTGAACTTTGTGGCGCTGGATGCGGCGACGGGGGAGCCGACGTCGTGTGAGCTGTCGTTCACTGTGGGGGACGGGTTGGCGACGGTGCGGGCGCTGAAGGTGTCGCCGGACGGTAAGACGCTGTACGCGGGCGGCCGCTTCGGGACGGTCAACGGCGTCAAGGTGAGCAATGTGGCGGCGATCGATATCGCCTCCTGCACTCCGAGGTCGGACTTCAAGCCGTCGGTGAGTGCCACGGTGCGGGCGCTGGCGGTTACCGGTGACGATGTTTATCTCGGCGGCGACTTCACGACGGTCGAGGGCAAGGCGCGCCGTTATTTCGCGTCGGTGACCAGTTCGGGTGCCTTGCGTTCGTGGACGGCGGACGCGGACAAGCCGGGCCGGGCCGTCGAGGCGACGCCGGACGGGAAGAACGTCATCCTCGGTGGTGACTTCTTCACCGTTCGTGGCGCCAACTCGCACGCCCTGGCCGTGGTCGACAGTACGAGCGGTGCCCTGACCAAGGGCTATCCATTGGGCTTTCTTCCTGCCCGCACGGTGGTGAAGGACATCGTCACCGATGCCACCGGCTTCTACACGGCCCAGGAGGGCAACCCCGTCGAGGGCCGGATCGCCTTCAACCTCTCCGACTTCAACCAACGCTGGCGCGACACCTGCGTCGGCGCGACGCAGGCGGTCGAGGTCTACAAGGGCGTGCTCTACTCCGGCTCGCACGCCCACCGCTGCGACGGTGCGGGTGGGTTTACGAACCGGGAGCGTCAGCATCTGCTGGCCCAGTCGGTGCACGGTCCGGCTCTGCTGGGTTGGTTCCCTGACACCAATGACGGGCTCGGCGAGAAGATCGGCCCGCGGGTCCTGGCAACCGCCTCGCGCGACGGCACCGATTACCTGTGGGTCGGGGGCGAGTTCACCACGGTCAATGGGGAGCCGCAGCAGGGGCTGACCCGTTTCGCGAGCGGCCCGGACACGGGCGCGCCACCGACACCGCAGGTGAGCGTGTCCAGTACCCGGCCCGGTACGGTCGATGTGCGCTGGCAGGCCAGTCTGGATCTGGACGACAGCCGGCTGACCTACCGCGTCTACCGCGACGGCTCCGACAACCCGGTTCACACGGTGTCCGGTTCCTCGTCGTTGGGGAAACGCCCACAGCTGACGTTCACCGATACTGGCGTCACCCCCGGGTCCACGCACACCTACCGGATCACAGCGAGTGACGGTGTCAACACCAGTGCCCGGTCCGCGTCGGTCAAGGTCACGGTGGCGGCGACAGCGGACCGGTACGCACAGCGAATCATCGCCGACGGGGCAAATCTCTACTGGCGATTCGAGGAAGCCGACGGTACTTTCGCCGCCGACTCCTCCGGCAAGAACAATAACGGTGTACATAAAAACGGACCCACCCGTGGCCTGACCCCCGGTATGGCCGGCTCCCGCGCTGGAATTGGCTATCTCGGGGACGATGAATACACCTATAGCGATACCGTCACATGGCGGCCGGCCGCTTACTCCATTGAAACCTGGTTCAAAACCACCACAAAAACCGGCGGAAAACTCATCGGTTTCGGCCCTCTTCAGGAACAACTGGATATACCCGCCGGTCGCTTCGCCAAAGACGACAAGCACATCTACATGGACAACCGCGGTCGTCTGGTCTTCGGCGTCAACACCGACCGCAAGATCAGCTACATCAGCACCAGGCAAAGCTTCAACAACGGTGCGTGGCACCACGTCGTCGCCACCCAGGGGCGCGACGGAACGCGGCTGTACGTGGACGGAAAACTGCAGACGAAGCCCAACAGGGTGACCTTCAGCCAGAACTACGTCGGCTCCTGGCACGTCGGCGGCGGCCGTATGGGAACCAACTGGCCGCAGCGGCCGTCGAGTGTGTTCTTCAACGGCGAGATCGACGAAACCGCCGTCTACCCGAAAGTGCTGACCCCTGCCCAGATCAGTCAGCACCGCCGGCTCGGCAGCTTCCTGGCCCGCCACGCACCGGCCGGCCAGATCGGGATCGCGAGTCAGAAAGTGCCCCCAAGCCTGACCAACGCCCCTGCCGCCGGGGCCGAGGAAACGGTCACCGGGGACAAGGAAGCCACCACGGGCCTCTGGGAGGCGCTCTTCTACGAGGCAGCCTGCGTCCAGCGGATTCCGCCCTTCAAGTGCGAATGA
- a CDS encoding LamG-like jellyroll fold domain-containing protein — protein sequence MRLRSLAGGALALLLAAVSSVGAGVMTAEPAAALTEPVAMTADELPTWQTNGIVWAMAQADGVVFAGGTFSSVRPPGAALSTDEKPAVNFVALDAATGEPTSCELSFTVGDGLATVRALKVSPDGKTLYAGGRFGTVNGVKVSNVAAIDIASCTPRSDFKPSVSATVRALAVTGDDVYLGGDFTTVEGKARRYFASVTSSGALRSWTADADKPGRAVEATPDGKNVILGGDFFTVRGANSHALAVVDSTSGALTKGYPLGFLPARTVVKDIVTDATGFYTAQEGNPVEGRIAFNLSDFNQRWRDTCLGATQAVEVYKGVVYSGSHAHDCLTMSAFPSGERQHLLAQSVHGPALLGWFPDTNDGIGEQIGPRVITTAAKSGTDYMWVGGEFTRVGDEPQQSLTRFAGHPDTGAPSVPRVTASSTTPGKIDVRWRSSLDLDDSRLTYRVYRDGSSTPIHTVTGSSLLWKRPQLTFTDTDITAGSSHTYQVTASDGTNTSDRSKTVKVTAAVTANAYANRVVADGANLYWRFEEPDGTFAADSSGTNNNGVHRESPIRVVTPGAVPGSNAAIDYLGRWTPGWAGSSVREYTYSDRSSGRPTAYSIETWVRTTSRTGGKLVGFGERDGTRTGVLGRGDKQIYMGNGGRLWFGVYNGAARTIHSSRPYNDGKWHHVVATQSPGTGMRLYVDGVLQARDPRVTRSADYTGYWHTGGGDVRGLATWMIGPHNPSSWFFKGQLDETAVYPRVLSPAQVAQHHALGTRTSP from the coding sequence ATGCGTTTACGCTCGTTGGCGGGTGGCGCGCTCGCACTGTTGTTGGCGGCGGTGTCATCGGTCGGCGCCGGGGTGATGACGGCGGAGCCGGCTGCCGCCCTCACTGAGCCGGTGGCGATGACGGCGGATGAGCTGCCGACCTGGCAGACCAACGGCATCGTCTGGGCGATGGCCCAGGCGGACGGGGTGGTGTTCGCGGGCGGCACGTTTTCGAGCGTGAGGCCGCCTGGTGCGGCACTGAGCACGGACGAGAAGCCGGCGGTGAACTTTGTGGCGCTGGATGCGGCGACGGGGGAGCCGACGTCGTGTGAGCTGTCGTTCACTGTGGGGGACGGGTTGGCGACGGTGCGGGCGCTGAAGGTGTCGCCGGACGGTAAGACGCTGTACGCGGGCGGCCGCTTCGGGACGGTCAACGGCGTCAAGGTGAGCAATGTGGCGGCGATCGATATCGCCTCCTGCACTCCGAGGTCGGACTTCAAGCCGTCGGTGAGTGCCACGGTGCGGGCGCTGGCGGTTACCGGTGACGATGTTTATCTCGGCGGCGACTTCACGACGGTCGAGGGCAAGGCGCGCCGTTATTTCGCGTCGGTGACCAGTTCGGGTGCCTTGCGTTCGTGGACGGCGGACGCGGACAAGCCGGGCCGGGCCGTCGAGGCGACGCCGGACGGGAAGAACGTCATCCTCGGTGGTGACTTCTTCACCGTTCGTGGCGCCAACTCGCACGCCCTGGCCGTGGTCGACAGTACGAGCGGTGCCCTGACCAAGGGCTATCCATTGGGCTTTCTTCCTGCCCGCACGGTGGTGAAGGACATCGTCACCGATGCCACCGGCTTCTACACGGCCCAGGAGGGCAACCCCGTCGAGGGCCGGATCGCCTTCAACCTCTCCGACTTCAACCAACGCTGGCGCGACACCTGCCTGGGCGCGACGCAGGCGGTCGAGGTCTACAAGGGCGTGGTGTATTCCGGCTCGCACGCTCACGATTGCTTGACCATGAGCGCCTTTCCGAGCGGGGAACGCCAGCATCTGCTGGCCCAGTCGGTGCACGGTCCGGCTCTGCTGGGGTGGTTCCCTGACACCAATGACGGGATCGGTGAGCAGATCGGCCCGCGAGTGATCACCACCGCCGCCAAGAGCGGGACCGACTACATGTGGGTCGGCGGCGAGTTCACCCGCGTCGGCGATGAGCCTCAGCAGTCCCTGACCCGGTTCGCCGGCCACCCGGACACAGGCGCCCCCTCGGTGCCGCGGGTCACCGCGTCCAGCACCACACCCGGCAAGATCGATGTGCGCTGGCGGTCCAGTCTCGACCTCGATGACAGCCGGCTGACCTACCGGGTCTACCGCGACGGCTCCAGCACACCCATCCACACCGTCACCGGCTCGTCGCTGCTGTGGAAGCGCCCGCAGCTGACCTTCACCGACACCGACATCACCGCCGGCTCCAGCCACACCTACCAGGTCACGGCGAGCGACGGCACCAACACCAGTGACCGGTCCAAGACGGTCAAGGTCACCGCCGCCGTGACAGCGAACGCGTATGCGAATCGGGTCGTCGCGGACGGGGCCAACCTGTACTGGCGGTTCGAGGAGCCCGACGGCACCTTCGCCGCCGATTCCTCCGGCACCAACAACAACGGTGTCCACCGCGAAAGTCCGATCAGGGTGGTGACCCCCGGCGCGGTGCCCGGCTCGAACGCCGCCATCGACTACCTCGGCCGATGGACGCCGGGCTGGGCGGGAAGCAGCGTTCGCGAGTACACCTACAGCGACCGCTCCAGTGGCCGGCCGACTGCGTACTCGATCGAGACGTGGGTCAGGACCACCTCGAGAACCGGCGGCAAACTCGTCGGCTTCGGCGAGCGCGACGGAACGCGCACCGGAGTGCTGGGCCGCGGCGACAAGCAGATCTACATGGGCAACGGCGGGCGCCTCTGGTTCGGCGTGTACAACGGTGCCGCCCGGACCATCCACAGCAGCAGGCCCTACAACGACGGCAAGTGGCACCACGTCGTCGCCACTCAGAGCCCCGGCACCGGAATGCGGCTGTATGTGGACGGCGTACTTCAGGCACGTGATCCACGAGTGACCAGGAGCGCCGACTACACCGGCTACTGGCACACCGGTGGGGGCGATGTGAGGGGGCTGGCCACCTGGATGATCGGCCCCCACAACCCGTCGAGCTGGTTCTTCAAAGGTCAGCTGGACGAAACCGCCGTCTACCCCAGGGTCTTGTCTCCCGCTCAGGTGGCGCAACATCACGCGCTCGGCACTCGGACGTCACCTTGA